In Daucus carota subsp. sativus chromosome 4, DH1 v3.0, whole genome shotgun sequence, one DNA window encodes the following:
- the LOC108217138 gene encoding wall-associated receptor kinase 4 isoform X2: protein MQLLLLLLLALQHFCSGLKAQKLITTVTFNVTYNITDDNHSILNAETITKPGCPKKCGNLTVTYPFGIISEGLSCSKDPSLDITCNYSTNPPKAFIKTGNLEVYDISNTKLRILNLMASRCYDSGVLTGGQNSRTRLRGTSYMFSNANVLTVVGCDDYAYLYNAPNTTLPKGCLSTCQHTEQALEDDCTGTGCCQISVNLQQYFQLRLGSFSNHTNLSSSNNCGYSFLGERSRFKFQGKSDLDDPNFLNRTMANVPIVLDWVIENKTCSEASKDLDSYACIHPNSDCINNYHSGVFQGYRCTCKNGYKGNPYLSPGCEDINECEERNSCEHDCINTPGNYSCSCRPGYYADVDEFGKCIPKSSKSQPIKLILGMVFGCLSIIIGMNWLYCFNRKRQHTQQREKYFHQNGGLLLRQQSTSEGGAMESTKHFTYEELKKATNNYASDRILGQGGYGVVYKGILPDERVVAIKKSKILDKTQVEQFINEVKILTQVKHKNVVKLLGCCLQCEVPMLVYEFVSNGTLFHHVHNVDGAGSWLSLENRLRIAAESSGALAYLHSAVSIPIIHRDVKLANILVDDNHVAKIADFGASRLIPMDQTEVTTLVQGTLGYLDPEYFYTGQLTEKSDVYSFGVVFAELLTGRQPICMANPQEERNLATYFVTSLKENRLFQIIEPRLLKEGTLDQLQKASKLVKRCLNLSGEERPTMKEVTMEIEGLRKLAKHPWANQHGDEDTTSLLGHTENQHSDLYEIQPSSYHNIVKDSEPYSSSTISLLHPPTSPR, encoded by the exons ATGCAGCTccttctcctcctcctcctcgcTCTGCAGCACTTCTGTTCGGGATTAAAAGCGCAGAAGTTGATCACTACTGTCACATTCAATGTCACATACAATATCACCGACGACAATCACAGTATTTTGAACGCTGAAACCATCACAAAGCCCGGATGTCCAAAAAAATGCGGAAATCTCACAGTAACATATCCTTTTGGCATCATTTCAGAAGGTCTCAGCTGTTCCAAGGACCCCTCACTTGATATTACCTGCAATTATTCAACCAATCCTCCTAAGGCTTTCATAAAAACGGGTAATCTCGAAGTTTATGATATATCCAACACCAAGTTACGTATATTAAATCTTATGGCTTCCAGATGCTATGATTCTGGGGTACTAACTGGAGGACAAAATTCGCGAACAAGATTGAGGGGAACTTCATATATGTTTTCCAATGCAAATGTTCTCACAGTTGTTGGTTGTGATGACTACGCCTACTTGTACAATGCTCCAAACACAACATTGCCTAAGGGATGCCTTTCCACATGCCAACACACTGAACAAGCCCTTGAAGACGATTGTACTGGCACCGGCTGTTGTCAAATATCCGTCAATCTCCAGCAGTATTTCCAACTCAGACTTGGAAGCTTTAGTAACCATACAAATTTATCATCCTCCAACAATTGCGGGTATAGCTTTTTGGGTGAGAGAAGCAGATTCAAGTTTCAAGGTAAATCAGATCTTGATGATCCAAACTTCTTAAACAGAACAATGGCTAATGTTCCTATAGTACTTGACTGGGTAATTGAGAATAAAACTTGTAGTGAAGCATCTAAAGACTTAGATTCTTATGCTTGCATACACCCAAATAGCGACTGCATCAATAATTATCACTCTGGAGTATTTCAAGGATATCGCTGCACCTGCAAAAATGGTTACAAGGGTAACCCGTATCTCAGTCCAGGATGCGAAG ATATCAATGAATGTGAAGAAAGAAATAGTTGCGAGCATGACTGCATTAATACTCCAGGAAACTATAGTTGCTCTTGCCGGCCCGGGTACTATGCCGATGTTGATGAATTTGGAAAATGCATCCCTAAAAGCTCCAAGTCCCAACCGATCAAGTTAATCTTAG GTATGGTATTTGGTTGCCTCTCGATAATCATTGGAATGAATTGGTTGTATTGCTTCAATAGGAAAAGACAACACACTCAACAAAGAGAGAAATACTTTCACCAAAATGGAGGTCTCCTGTTAAGACAACAGAGTACTTCTGAGGGTGGTGCTATGGAGTCAACAAAACATTTCACTTATGAAGAACTGAAGAAGGCAACCAACAACTATGCATCTGATAGGATTCTTGGACAAGGTGGTTATGGTGTAGTTTACAAAGGAATTCTACCAGATGAACGTGTAGTTGCGATCAAAAAGTCTAAAATACTGGACAAGACTCAAGTAGAACAATTTATTAACGAGGTGAAGATTCTTACCCAAGTTAAACATAAAAATGTTGTTAAACTTTTGGGGTGTTGTTTACAATGTGAGGTACCGATGCTGGTATACGAGTTTGTATCCAATGGCACCTTATTCCATCACGTGCACAATGTTGATGGTGCTGGTTCATGGTTATCATTGGAGAATAGGTTGAGAATTGCTGCTGAATCTTCTGGTGCCCTTGCGTATCTTCACTCTGCGGTTTCCATACCCATCATTCATAGGGATGTCAAATTAGCTAATATTTTAGTGGATGATAATCACGTTGCCAAAATTGCGGATTTTGGAGCATCTAGGTTGATACCCATGGATCAAACAGAAGTGACTACACTAGTCCAAGGAACTTTGGGGTACTTGGATCCTGAATACTTCTATACAGGACAACTGACAGAAAAAAGTGATGTTTATAGTTTTGGAGTTGTCTTTGCAGAGCTTTTAACCGGGAGACAACCAATATGCATGGCTAATCCTCAAGAAGAAAGAAATCTAGCCACATATTTTGTTACCTCCCTAAAGGAAAACCGGCTATTCCAAATTATTGAGCCTCGATTACTCAAGGAAGGGACGCTTGATCAACTTCAAAAGGCCTCTAAACTAGTGAAGAGGTGCCTCAACCTTAGCGGGGAGGAAAGACCAACAATGAAAGAAGTGACGATGGAAATCGAAGGGTTAAGGAAATTAGCTAAACATCCTTGGGCTAACCAGCATGGAGATGAAGACACCACAAGCTTGTTAGGTCATACAGAAAATCAGCATTCAGATCTTTATGAAATTCAACCAAGTTCTTACCATAATATTGTCAAGGACTCCGAACCATATAGTTCGAGTACTATTAGTTTGTTGCATCCACCAACTAGCCCTCGCTGA